Proteins encoded together in one Planctomycetaceae bacterium window:
- a CDS encoding TrkA family potassium uptake protein, translating to MKKFAVIGLGRFGRKLAVSLTMSEAEVIAIDQNREIIEDIRDEVTHAVRLDSTDDDALRAQGVDKVDVAIVGIGQSGRGFESSILTVVNLKAMGVPRVYARAETMVQGQVLAKVGATEVIYPEIESANRWAGKLITPQILDKIDLTPGYSLASVIAPSSFHEKTVLDLQLRQKYGVNLVSIKRGDNVEEQSQKGEIINVPFPETVIYMGDTLMVTGSDESLSQLPEK from the coding sequence ATGAAAAAATTTGCAGTTATTGGCCTGGGTCGTTTCGGCAGAAAACTCGCTGTATCGCTTACTATGAGCGAAGCGGAAGTAATCGCTATCGACCAGAATCGTGAAATTATCGAAGACATCCGCGACGAAGTAACGCACGCGGTAAGACTCGACTCCACGGATGACGACGCTCTTCGCGCACAGGGCGTTGACAAAGTTGACGTCGCAATCGTCGGCATCGGCCAAAGCGGCAGAGGCTTTGAATCGTCTATTCTAACGGTCGTAAATTTAAAGGCAATGGGCGTTCCGCGTGTTTACGCTCGCGCTGAAACTATGGTTCAGGGACAGGTGCTCGCCAAAGTCGGCGCAACTGAAGTGATTTATCCTGAAATCGAATCAGCAAACAGATGGGCCGGCAAACTTATCACTCCGCAAATACTTGACAAAATCGATTTGACGCCCGGCTATTCTCTTGCCAGCGTAATCGCTCCGAGTAGTTTTCACGAAAAAACCGTTCTCGATTTGCAGCTCCGCCAGAAATACGGCGTTAATCTCGTTTCGATTAAAAGAGGCGATAACGTCGAAGAACAGAGCCAGAAAGGTGAAATCATTAATGTACCGTTCCCGGAAACAGTTATTTATATGGGAGATACACTGATGGTTACCGGCTCGGATGAGAGTCTGTCCCAACTGCCCGAAAAATAG
- a CDS encoding TraR/DksA C4-type zinc finger protein: MKKKVNTSKSTVKQAVAKSEPAKVYTKTSEYLTEAEVTHYRELLSEKRREIMGDLNHIEDEALKKSRLDASGDLSSMPIHMADIGTDNYEQEFSLGLLDSERKILREIEFAIGRLEDEVYGICEVTGRGISKARLEARPWARYCIEYAKLVEKGIVREGESVPEGIELD, translated from the coding sequence ATGAAAAAAAAGGTAAACACAAGTAAGAGTACGGTAAAGCAGGCTGTCGCAAAAAGTGAGCCGGCTAAGGTCTATACGAAAACCAGCGAATACCTTACCGAAGCAGAAGTAACGCATTACCGTGAACTGCTTAGTGAAAAGAGACGAGAAATTATGGGCGACCTGAACCATATTGAAGATGAAGCTCTGAAAAAATCCCGACTCGACGCCAGCGGCGACCTTTCAAGTATGCCAATCCATATGGCTGATATCGGTACCGATAACTACGAACAGGAATTTTCACTTGGGCTTTTGGACAGCGAACGAAAAATTCTTCGCGAAATCGAATTTGCCATAGGACGTCTTGAAGACGAAGTTTACGGAATCTGCGAAGTAACCGGCAGAGGCATTTCCAAAGCGAGACTTGAAGCCAGACCATGGGCAAGGTACTGCATCGAATATGCTAAATTAGTCGAAAAGGGCATCGTCAGAGAAGGCGAATCTGTGCCTGAAGGTATCGAACTCGATTAA
- the mutL gene encoding DNA mismatch repair endonuclease MutL, producing the protein MGQIKVLDQNTINMIAAGEVIERPASVVKELVENSIDAGATEIAIYVEDGGKALIRVIDNGGGMDAQDLSVAFEAHATSKLKSSADLLNISTMGFRGEALASIASVAKVTVTSRTQESIVDSTGSPLAGNKIEIDCGTKGQIQPCSANVGTIIEIRNLFYKLPARKKFLKTANTEITHIVEQFIRIVLANTNITFSLFHNDRQLYKLNTGANVKERIAKLFSADLADSLLHIESTEKNMHVSAFVCKPENGRANTKFQYFFLNGRFIRDKFLSAAVRDAYRGIIEPDKFPVVFIFFTLPADEFDVNVHPTKIEVRFDNANLIYSQVLGLIREKMLAMDLDVTATLPQDKSIYPQSQGITGAIAGFFNAAKQSSSQPRFNFSDFAKKSDFTATQHRDNFYSEPAAVQKLPETEYFQIHDSYIIVQTDEGFLIIDQHALHERIIYEDLCRRLASDAGSKLESQKLLIPETFEVNPTRQDALNKAENILDKLGIVVEPFGPGLWAVQSFPTLLAKVNPVDFITDLLDILDATDGKLDTERLLHKILDMTACKAAVKAGQKLNQVEMHQLLADKEAIERASRCPHGRPTAIKFSLAELEKQFKRT; encoded by the coding sequence ATGGGTCAAATAAAAGTACTTGACCAGAATACGATAAATATGATTGCTGCAGGCGAGGTTATCGAAAGACCAGCCAGTGTAGTCAAGGAGCTTGTCGAAAACAGCATCGATGCAGGCGCGACGGAAATCGCTATTTACGTTGAAGACGGCGGCAAAGCACTTATCCGTGTAATCGACAACGGCGGCGGAATGGATGCGCAGGATTTGTCCGTAGCTTTCGAGGCTCACGCGACAAGCAAACTCAAATCCAGCGCCGATTTATTAAACATTTCTACAATGGGCTTTCGCGGCGAAGCTCTGGCAAGTATCGCTTCGGTCGCCAAAGTTACTGTTACCAGCAGAACGCAGGAGTCTATCGTGGATTCGACAGGCTCACCACTGGCAGGGAATAAAATCGAAATCGATTGCGGCACAAAAGGGCAGATTCAGCCGTGCAGCGCAAATGTCGGCACAATAATTGAAATACGCAATTTGTTCTATAAACTGCCGGCAAGAAAAAAATTCCTCAAAACAGCTAACACGGAAATTACGCACATTGTCGAGCAGTTCATACGAATCGTGCTTGCTAACACCAATATCACGTTCAGTTTGTTTCACAACGATAGGCAGCTTTATAAATTAAACACAGGTGCGAACGTAAAAGAACGAATCGCTAAATTGTTTTCTGCCGATTTGGCTGACTCACTTTTGCATATCGAAAGCACTGAAAAAAATATGCACGTTTCGGCGTTTGTCTGCAAACCGGAAAACGGCAGAGCGAATACGAAATTTCAGTATTTCTTTCTCAATGGAAGATTTATACGCGACAAATTTCTTTCAGCGGCTGTACGAGACGCTTATAGAGGCATTATAGAGCCTGATAAATTTCCGGTCGTGTTCATATTTTTTACATTGCCAGCTGACGAATTTGACGTCAACGTGCATCCGACAAAAATCGAAGTCCGATTCGATAACGCAAATCTCATCTACTCGCAGGTGCTTGGGCTGATTCGTGAGAAAATGCTCGCGATGGATTTGGATGTAACGGCTACCTTGCCGCAGGACAAAAGCATATATCCTCAATCACAGGGGATAACCGGCGCGATTGCGGGATTTTTCAATGCGGCCAAACAATCGTCTTCACAGCCGAGGTTCAATTTTTCAGATTTCGCGAAGAAAAGCGATTTTACAGCAACACAGCATCGTGATAACTTTTATTCAGAACCAGCGGCGGTGCAAAAATTGCCTGAAACCGAATATTTCCAAATTCACGACAGTTATATAATAGTGCAGACTGACGAAGGATTCTTAATCATCGATCAGCACGCTCTTCACGAACGCATAATTTATGAAGATTTGTGCCGACGACTGGCGAGCGATGCAGGTTCTAAATTAGAGTCTCAAAAGCTACTCATTCCGGAGACTTTTGAGGTCAATCCAACTCGGCAGGACGCTCTTAATAAGGCTGAAAACATATTAGACAAGCTGGGAATCGTCGTTGAGCCGTTTGGGCCGGGACTGTGGGCGGTTCAATCATTTCCAACACTGTTGGCAAAGGTAAACCCCGTCGATTTTATTACCGATTTGCTTGACATTCTGGATGCGACAGATGGTAAATTGGATACTGAAAGGCTTTTACACAAAATTCTTGATATGACGGCCTGTAAAGCGGCTGTCAAAGCAGGACAAAAATTAAACCAAGTTGAGATGCATCAACTTTTAGCCGATAAAGAGGCAATCGAGCGTGCCAGCAGATGTCCGCATGGGAGACCGACAGCGATTAAATTTTCGCTGGCAGAACTTGAAAAGCAATTCAAGAGGACGTAA
- the gpmI gene encoding 2,3-bisphosphoglycerate-independent phosphoglycerate mutase, with amino-acid sequence MAKEKITLKRKPFVLIIRDGWGYNPNPTDDKCNAIKQAKVPTDDMLMSQYQNCLVHTSGEDVGLPAGTMGNSEVGHQNMGAGRIVDQETVRITKAMRDGSFFKIEEMLKMADYVKKNNGKLHLFGLCSDIGVHSILEHIYGILDFAKSNNLKKVYLHAFTDGRDSPPDSGKGYLADIEAKMTEKGVGKIATIMGRFYAMDRDSRWDRVQRAYECLTQSKGGRAKSAQQAMQESYDKKITDEFIEPVCIVGENDQPLAKVEDGDGVVFFNFRGDRPREITRAFVDDAFTGFSRTVRPKTYYLCMTEYDASIPAPVIFRKPPKMKNIAADYFSQLGLTQFRCAETEKYAHVTFFFNDYTEKPFPGEDRQIVPSPKVRTYDLQPEMSAFEVCDVVMQKLEANQYDVIVINFANPDMVGHTGILSAAVKAAEVVDSCVGKILEKVKQLGGAAIITADHGNFEKMSDGDGNPFTSHTTGDVPLIVFDELNKNKKLRNGGSLADVMPTLLEMMKLPQPAEMTGKSLFVK; translated from the coding sequence ATGGCTAAAGAAAAAATTACATTAAAGAGAAAACCGTTTGTTTTAATTATTCGTGACGGCTGGGGTTACAATCCCAATCCCACTGATGATAAGTGCAACGCAATAAAACAGGCCAAAGTGCCGACGGATGATATGCTGATGAGTCAGTATCAGAATTGTCTGGTTCATACCTCCGGCGAAGATGTAGGCCTGCCTGCGGGCACGATGGGCAACAGCGAAGTCGGCCACCAGAATATGGGTGCCGGCAGAATCGTTGACCAGGAAACCGTCAGAATCACCAAGGCGATGCGTGACGGCTCGTTCTTCAAAATTGAAGAAATGCTCAAGATGGCTGATTATGTCAAGAAGAACAATGGCAAACTTCACTTGTTCGGTTTGTGCAGTGATATTGGTGTTCATTCTATTCTCGAACATATTTACGGCATACTCGATTTCGCTAAAAGCAATAATCTTAAAAAGGTCTATCTGCACGCTTTTACTGATGGCAGAGACTCACCGCCTGACAGCGGCAAAGGATACCTTGCTGACATCGAAGCGAAGATGACTGAAAAGGGCGTCGGCAAAATCGCGACCATTATGGGCAGATTTTACGCGATGGACAGAGACAGCCGATGGGACAGAGTGCAGCGCGCTTATGAGTGTCTGACGCAGAGCAAAGGCGGCAGAGCGAAATCCGCACAGCAGGCGATGCAGGAAAGTTACGATAAGAAAATTACCGATGAGTTTATTGAGCCGGTTTGTATTGTGGGTGAAAACGACCAGCCTTTGGCGAAAGTTGAAGATGGCGACGGCGTTGTGTTCTTTAATTTCAGAGGCGACAGACCGCGTGAGATTACCAGAGCATTCGTTGATGATGCGTTTACAGGTTTCAGCAGAACTGTAAGGCCGAAGACGTATTATCTTTGTATGACGGAATATGATGCAAGTATTCCGGCTCCGGTTATTTTCCGCAAGCCGCCGAAGATGAAAAATATCGCCGCTGATTATTTCAGTCAGCTTGGCCTTACACAGTTCAGATGCGCGGAAACTGAAAAATACGCACACGTTACATTTTTCTTCAATGACTATACCGAAAAACCATTCCCCGGCGAAGACCGGCAGATTGTTCCCTCGCCGAAGGTCAGAACTTATGATTTGCAGCCAGAAATGAGCGCGTTTGAAGTTTGCGATGTCGTTATGCAGAAACTCGAAGCGAATCAATATGACGTGATTGTCATTAATTTCGCCAATCCGGATATGGTCGGCCATACCGGTATTCTGTCCGCAGCGGTTAAAGCGGCTGAAGTCGTCGATAGCTGCGTTGGCAAGATTCTCGAAAAAGTTAAACAGCTTGGCGGAGCGGCGATTATTACAGCCGATCACGGCAATTTTGAAAAGATGAGCGATGGAGACGGCAATCCGTTTACTTCGCACACAACCGGCGATGTTCCGCTGATTGTTTTCGATGAACTAAACAAAAATAAAAAATTACGCAACGGCGGAAGCCTTGCCGATGTTATGCCGACATTGCTGGAAATGATGAAACTGCCGCAGCCGGCTGAAATGACCGGAAAAAGCTTGTTCGTAAAATAG
- a CDS encoding type II secretion system protein GspK → MLYANKNLIKTQRSGVALIFTVIVLVLLTALVYRISAAVSQWKHRMQYMIDYQNARYACESGLKYAIASMQGLDPNCISRPNEPDFSDLFTMSDQEYKDMMRQWAVTLASQTDPNGLSFSDFTKASAINLNRLDANDVNDINNSYDYNTVDINDYNSMAMTDINDMNNMYVRGPYGPQWPYVSKPIEIEFGTAKIEVEILDENAKLPMVWALSTDANDKDESKAAVKTFCEWMQMTQSDIATLQTEFDDIKEVKPFSLALKEVTTTTTQAADANTSKQTAANSRTSRRLSRLRQKRTASKTVTQTRPASANTLDFAKILHSPMVDLDLLAKPVNEDETRPESALKYISLWGTQKVNINSAPRHVLEAAFTYGGDAPDIAQKIIDERRIKPFASIDDLKKRLVSYYSSIEKSTPYITTLSDCYSIRVRATSGVARVCATAAVKKEKDKIEQIGIIIE, encoded by the coding sequence ATGCTTTACGCAAATAAAAACCTGATAAAAACTCAACGCTCCGGCGTCGCACTGATTTTTACTGTGATTGTGCTGGTGCTGCTGACTGCGCTGGTCTATCGGATAAGCGCGGCCGTCAGCCAGTGGAAGCACAGAATGCAGTATATGATTGATTATCAGAATGCGCGGTACGCCTGCGAATCGGGATTGAAATATGCGATTGCGTCTATGCAGGGGTTAGACCCAAATTGTATTTCACGGCCGAACGAGCCTGATTTTTCAGACCTTTTCACGATGAGCGACCAGGAATACAAGGATATGATGCGCCAATGGGCGGTAACACTGGCTTCGCAGACCGACCCAAATGGTTTGAGCTTCAGCGATTTTACAAAAGCATCTGCTATTAATTTGAATCGTTTGGATGCCAACGACGTCAACGATATCAATAATTCTTATGATTATAACACAGTTGATATAAATGATTATAACAGTATGGCCATGACAGATATTAATGATATGAACAATATGTATGTTCGCGGGCCTTATGGGCCGCAGTGGCCTTACGTGAGCAAACCAATCGAAATAGAATTCGGCACAGCGAAAATCGAAGTTGAAATACTCGATGAAAACGCCAAGCTGCCGATGGTCTGGGCGCTAAGTACGGACGCCAATGACAAAGACGAATCAAAAGCCGCGGTTAAAACATTCTGCGAATGGATGCAGATGACGCAAAGCGATATCGCGACTCTGCAGACTGAATTCGATGATATAAAGGAAGTCAAGCCGTTCAGTCTGGCGTTAAAAGAAGTTACCACAACGACCACACAGGCAGCAGACGCAAACACAAGCAAGCAGACGGCAGCGAACAGCAGAACATCCAGACGATTAAGCAGGCTGCGGCAGAAGAGAACTGCTTCAAAAACCGTTACGCAAACCAGACCCGCGTCGGCGAACACACTTGACTTTGCGAAAATTCTGCACAGTCCGATGGTTGATCTTGATTTGCTTGCAAAACCTGTCAACGAGGATGAAACTCGCCCGGAATCGGCTCTAAAATACATCAGCCTGTGGGGAACGCAGAAGGTAAACATTAATTCTGCGCCGCGGCACGTGCTTGAAGCGGCATTTACCTATGGCGGAGATGCGCCGGATATCGCGCAGAAAATTATTGACGAAAGAAGAATAAAGCCTTTCGCGAGTATCGACGATTTGAAAAAACGGCTCGTAAGCTATTACAGCTCAATCGAGAAATCAACGCCGTATATTACTACATTGAGCGATTGTTATTCGATAAGGGTCAGGGCGACCAGCGGAGTCGCCAGAGTCTGTGCAACAGCGGCAGTAAAAAAAGAAAAAGACAAAATCGAACAGATTGGTATAATCATAGAATAA
- a CDS encoding prepilin-type N-terminal cleavage/methylation domain-containing protein: MKYINNKNYGFTLAETLAALVIAMMIMAAAVAVYSTVRKAQFSIDRRLKEGFTATEIIQRISEDIDRLALPSSDVTMSIKNKLDIEGFRISQMIIESKYYDKDNQPQTFEKIIWQSRVAADGNQLIIYRAHSGYSMEDKMLEEGKEKYQREMYIPVCSGVTMFAIEVTDGNSDPNIVTTSAAADWTNAELPQAVKISISFEPRWQDALGNMTVSEESVKTRIVAVNRFRQIPYTFVYKEFGDANEIGDINDINDVNLPNDINDVNSLTDTSTKRT, from the coding sequence ATGAAATATATAAATAATAAAAATTACGGGTTTACTCTTGCCGAGACGCTTGCGGCTCTGGTTATCGCGATGATGATTATGGCTGCGGCTGTTGCGGTGTATTCTACCGTCAGAAAGGCACAGTTTTCCATCGACAGACGGCTGAAGGAAGGCTTTACCGCAACGGAAATTATTCAGCGGATATCCGAAGACATCGACCGACTCGCGCTGCCGTCGTCTGACGTAACAATGTCAATCAAAAACAAGCTCGACATCGAAGGGTTTAGGATTTCGCAGATGATTATCGAGAGTAAATATTACGACAAGGATAATCAGCCGCAGACTTTTGAGAAAATTATCTGGCAAAGCAGAGTCGCCGCCGACGGCAATCAGTTGATTATCTATCGTGCGCACAGCGGTTATTCTATGGAAGATAAAATGCTCGAAGAGGGCAAGGAAAAATATCAAAGGGAAATGTACATTCCCGTTTGCAGCGGCGTTACGATGTTCGCGATTGAAGTTACTGACGGTAATTCCGACCCCAATATTGTAACAACATCCGCAGCAGCCGACTGGACAAACGCGGAATTGCCGCAAGCGGTGAAGATTTCCATTTCGTTCGAGCCTCGCTGGCAGGACGCTCTGGGCAATATGACCGTATCGGAAGAATCCGTGAAAACAAGAATTGTCGCGGTGAACCGTTTCAGGCAGATACCTTATACTTTTGTCTATAAAGAGTTTGGCGACGCAAACGAAATCGGCGACATCAACGATATTAATGATGTGAATCTGCCGAACGATATAAACGATGTAAATAGTCTGACAGATACATCAACCAAAAGAACTTAA
- a CDS encoding prepilin-type N-terminal cleavage/methylation domain-containing protein, with product MVATKKQFAVRNAFTLIEVSVAIVILGMIIAAVFTVINRALETVSDWQTKMVAFEIARDNMEKLLAQKSLSDKLEYGTSETNPDITWETTVESFYEPVSNQMWMRAVCTSEFKDSNGIDQKIELTHWLTSLTKKQIMQIMEQQQREQAYAETVGEDSSQDGENQGNNTDSQNSLGPVPEGYNSWDEVPADQLFKILENSLNTQQ from the coding sequence ATGGTTGCGACAAAAAAACAATTTGCTGTTAGGAATGCTTTCACTCTCATCGAGGTGTCTGTTGCGATAGTGATTCTCGGTATGATTATCGCCGCGGTCTTTACAGTAATCAATCGTGCGCTGGAAACTGTCAGCGACTGGCAGACGAAAATGGTGGCATTTGAAATTGCCAGAGACAATATGGAAAAACTGCTCGCGCAAAAGTCTTTGAGCGATAAACTCGAATACGGAACAAGCGAAACCAATCCTGATATAACATGGGAAACAACGGTAGAATCATTTTATGAGCCTGTTTCAAATCAGATGTGGATGCGGGCGGTTTGCACATCGGAATTTAAAGACAGCAACGGCATCGACCAGAAAATCGAACTGACGCACTGGCTGACGAGTCTGACAAAAAAGCAAATTATGCAGATTATGGAACAGCAGCAGCGTGAACAGGCTTATGCCGAGACTGTGGGCGAGGATTCTTCGCAGGACGGTGAAAATCAGGGGAATAATACCGACAGTCAAAACTCGCTTGGGCCTGTGCCGGAAGGTTATAACAGTTGGGATGAAGTGCCGGCGGATCAATTATTTAAAATTTTGGAAAACAGCTTAAACACACAGCAATGA
- the gspG gene encoding type II secretion system major pseudopilin GspG: protein MRQRKENKRKSGFTLIEIMAVIIIIGLLAAVGAMNFLGQTDRARVTTTRANLKMLHNSVAQFKMDTGRYPTEEEGLTVLIEQPSDVKNYQEGGYIDSSAVPKDAWGHDFVYVLYPENGKPYLIMSYGADGQEGGEDLNKDLLSTDVDQE from the coding sequence ATGAGACAAAGAAAAGAAAACAAACGGAAAAGCGGTTTTACTCTTATCGAAATTATGGCGGTTATTATCATTATCGGTCTGCTCGCCGCGGTCGGTGCGATGAACTTTCTCGGCCAAACTGACAGGGCACGCGTTACCACGACAAGAGCGAATCTGAAAATGCTGCATAACTCCGTTGCGCAGTTTAAAATGGATACCGGCAGATATCCGACCGAGGAAGAAGGGCTGACCGTTTTAATCGAGCAGCCAAGCGATGTTAAAAATTATCAGGAAGGCGGCTATATCGATTCATCGGCTGTGCCGAAAGATGCGTGGGGACATGATTTTGTTTATGTCCTGTATCCTGAAAACGGCAAACCTTATTTGATTATGAGTTACGGAGCTGACGGACAGGAAGGTGGCGAAGACCTTAATAAAGACCTGTTGAGCACAGATGTTGACCAGGAATAA
- a CDS encoding type II secretion system F family protein, which yields MPRYSYTALGSNGKTVKGTVTAENPYSARKQLRARGIHATDVSQVAAESEVKSGFMSLLVRTKKTHIIEFTKQMSILLNSEIKLTDSLSVMIEQIMDARFKNVITDIRDRVVTGESFAEALGDYTEFFDVIYISMIKVGEATGTLGKTMETISGFMEKRRRIESKVMTAMIYPACIVTIGFAAIIFLTTYVLPKIIVQLQKAGMKLPWITEALMAVSYFLIHYWYAVIIGIIIIVVMVRKFLKTERGAYLRDKTLLSLPVFGPLVKQGVVSRFASTLSTLLGSGLSMAESLKVVAEVTGNVIMVDAIKKARDRILSGADIATPLRESGVISPAIAHMVSVGEKSGELTKMLQSISESLESSSDIVIDRLSAAIEPLIIVVMAFFVGMIALAALLPILRFSAGNF from the coding sequence ATGCCGAGATATTCATATACAGCATTAGGTTCAAACGGCAAGACCGTCAAGGGAACGGTTACCGCGGAAAATCCGTATTCTGCCCGCAAGCAGCTTCGCGCACGCGGAATTCACGCGACCGACGTAAGCCAGGTTGCCGCCGAGAGCGAAGTTAAGAGCGGTTTTATGAGCCTGCTGGTCAGGACGAAGAAAACGCACATCATTGAGTTTACAAAACAAATGTCCATTTTGCTTAACTCTGAAATTAAGCTCACCGATTCGCTTTCAGTAATGATTGAGCAGATTATGGATGCGCGATTCAAAAATGTTATCACCGATATCCGCGACAGAGTCGTAACCGGCGAATCTTTCGCCGAGGCACTGGGCGATTATACTGAATTTTTCGACGTTATTTATATAAGTATGATTAAAGTCGGCGAAGCGACCGGAACGCTGGGCAAAACAATGGAAACAATTTCCGGTTTTATGGAAAAACGCCGGCGTATCGAATCCAAAGTTATGACCGCGATGATTTACCCGGCGTGTATTGTTACGATTGGTTTCGCGGCGATTATTTTTCTTACGACTTATGTTTTGCCGAAAATTATCGTACAGCTCCAAAAAGCCGGTATGAAACTGCCCTGGATAACCGAAGCTCTCATGGCGGTAAGTTATTTTCTGATTCATTACTGGTACGCTGTTATAATCGGCATCATAATAATCGTAGTGATGGTACGAAAATTCCTGAAAACCGAAAGAGGCGCGTACCTGCGGGACAAAACGCTTTTGTCGCTGCCGGTATTTGGACCGTTAGTAAAGCAGGGCGTCGTTTCGCGTTTTGCTTCTACGCTTTCGACGCTGCTCGGTTCCGGTTTGAGTATGGCCGAGTCGCTGAAAGTTGTCGCCGAGGTTACCGGCAATGTGATAATGGTTGACGCGATAAAAAAAGCGCGTGACAGGATTCTTTCCGGTGCTGATATTGCCACGCCTTTGCGTGAAAGCGGCGTAATTTCGCCTGCGATTGCGCACATGGTTTCGGTCGGCGAGAAAAGCGGCGAATTGACGAAAATGCTGCAAAGCATAAGTGAAAGTCTTGAATCGAGTTCGGATATTGTAATAGACAGATTGAGCGCAGCGATTGAGCCGTTGATTATCGTTGTGATGGCGTTTTTTGTCGGTATGATTGCGCTGGCGGCACTGCTGCCGATTTTGCGTTTTTCTGCCGGCAATTTTTAA
- a CDS encoding four helix bundle protein codes for MLNSEMLKLRTNKFAHRCVKFALAIEGTKLGNHIAGQLIRCSTSVAANYRASCLAQSKAHFKSKLSIVLEEADESLFWIEFAVEEKMMQEKKVKSLIEEAKELRAIFYSAKRTMNTKK; via the coding sequence ATGTTGAATTCTGAAATGCTAAAATTAAGGACAAATAAATTTGCACATCGTTGTGTGAAATTTGCATTAGCGATCGAAGGGACAAAATTAGGCAATCATATTGCAGGGCAATTGATAAGATGCTCGACATCTGTTGCGGCAAATTACAGGGCGAGTTGTCTGGCACAGTCAAAGGCACATTTTAAATCAAAACTTAGTATTGTTCTTGAAGAAGCAGATGAGAGTTTATTTTGGATTGAATTTGCGGTTGAAGAGAAAATGATGCAGGAGAAAAAAGTAAAAAGTCTTATCGAAGAGGCTAAGGAACTTCGAGCAATTTTCTATTCAGCAAAACGAACTATGAATACGAAGAAGTAA